One genomic region from Pelodiscus sinensis isolate JC-2024 unplaced genomic scaffold, ASM4963464v1 ctg155, whole genome shotgun sequence encodes:
- the LOC142823434 gene encoding LOW QUALITY PROTEIN: transmembrane protein 198-like (The sequence of the model RefSeq protein was modified relative to this genomic sequence to represent the inferred CDS: deleted 1 base in 1 codon) produces the protein MAATMQTLRFKLLPHDPGQEWGPSCEQEPERRYQVVPSVVCTMCCLFGIIYCFFGYRCFKAVMFLTGLMFGSIIIFMLCYKERVLDTQLSVEASVGIGLGIGVLCGLVTMLVRSVGLFMVGLLLGLLLALAALVAMEQFYHPPTVWVPIGLLLGVGMLGAVLTLQWQKLFTTLSTAVFGSAIMTVTADYFIELLLLVQYVYERVKVAPARPLCWYSWVILGVWPVLALLGALVQWKVTAEGYSHTEVVISRRQRRVQLMRIRQREQRKEKRRKRRPPHRPAPPHRPPAPEPSYRRKPTPVRRFDGDVLSPSYIQSFRERQTGPSLSSLITSTRARVELDYDCGSTVPLTMGSGPALRV, from the exons ATGGCGGCCACCATGCAGACGCTGCGCTTCAAGCTGCTGCCGCACGAcccggggcaggagtgggggcccAGCTGCGAGCAGGAGCCTGAGCGCCGGTACCAGGTGGTGCCCTCGGTCGTGTGCACCATGTGCTGCCTCTTCGGGATCATCTACTGCTTCTTCG GCTACCGCTGCTTCAAGGCCGTCATGTTCCTGACCGGGCTGATGTTCGGCTCCATCATCATCTTCATGCTGTGCTACAAGGAGCGGGTGCTGGACACGCAGCTGAGCGTGGAGGCCTCGGTGGGCATCGGGCTGGGCATCGGCGTGCTGTGCGGGCTGGTCACCATGCTGGTGCGCAGCGTCGGGCTCTTCAtggtggggctgctgctggggctgctgctggcgctggcgGCGCTGGTGGCCATGGAGCAGTTCTACCACCCGCCCACGGTGTGGGTGCCCATCGGGCTGCTGCTGGGCGTGGGCATGCTGGGCGCCGTGCTCACCCTGCAGTGGCAGAAGCTCTTCACCACGCTCTCCACGGCCGTCTTCGGCAGCGCCATCATGACCGTCACCGCCGACTACTTCAtcgagctgctgctgctggtgcagtacGTCTACGAGCGCGTCAAGGTggcgcccgcccggcccctcTGCTGGTACAGCTGGGTCATCCTGGGCGTGTGGCCCGTGCTCGCCCTGCTGGGCGCGCTGGTGCAGTGGAAGGTCACGGCCGAGGGCTACTCGCACACCGAAG TGGTGATCAGCCGGCGGCAGCGGCGGGTGCAGCTGATGCGGATCAGGCAGCGGGAGCAGCGcaaggagaagaggaggaagcgGCGGCCgcctcaccgccctgcccccccacac aggccccccgcccccgagcccaGCTACCGGCGCAAGCCCACCCCCGTGCGGCGCTTCGACGGCGACGTGCTCTCCCCC AGCTACATCCAGAGCTTCCGGGAGCGGCAGACGGGCCCGTCGCTGAGCAGCCTCATCACGAGCACCCGCGCCCGGGTGGAGCTGGACTATGACTGCGGCTCCACCGTGCCCCTGACCATGGGCTCCGGGCCAGCGCTCCGGGTgtag